AATTCTTTTAAATAACCCAGTTaccttcaaaaaagaaaacaaaaaaggaaaaacaaatttCACCTGATTCTCTTTGCAGTATATCATTCAAATTTAATGTCATCTGGATTTCACCAAGTTGTGAGATAAATCTTTGTCTGGCTTGATGGTACTCAGGACAAAACATAATTACATGCTCTATGGTCTCTTGACTATTACAATATTCACACATTCCATCAACATGCTTTTCATGGTAACTAATGTTCTGTTTAATCCTGTATGTCCTAGCCTCATTCTGGACACCACATCTTCTTCTTGCTTGCTTCTGCATGTATTCCtgctcctccccacctttccttGAATACTATGCAGGTGTCTTCCAGACTGTTCGTTATCCCATACAAATtgccatttttcatttattttagctTTGATTATACTTTTTGACTTCAGCTTTGCTGTATTTAATATTCAACTCTATATCAGACTTCCCTGCTGCTTTCTTTGCACATTTATCTGCTAATTCATTACCTCCTACACCTATATGAGCTGGTACCCATATAAATGTAGTACTAATACCAGACTTAAGCAGATTGCTGGCTAATTGCATTACTTCATATACTATGTCCTGTCTAGACTCAGAGTGACAACGTTTAAGGCTTATTAAAGCTGAGCTAGAGTCTGACGCTTAATCACAGCTTGCTTAGGTCTATTGCTCTCTACCCACAATAAGGCCATCCATATTCCTATAATTTCTGCTGTGTATACAGCTAAATCATCATTGATTCTCTTTCCAGATTCAATGTTTAATTGAGGGATAACATAAGCAACTCCCATTTTCTTATCAGTCTGCTTAGATGCATCAGTATATAAAATGACTGCTTCTTTATATTTGCTCGAATGTAACTCTGGACCCTGTAATGATCCACTTCAacatccttcttttcctctAATAAGCCCAAGTCTACTGGAACCTCTGACATCAGCCAAGGAGGAACAACAGGATATGCCACTGTAGGGCTTATTTCAAGAGCACTGATTCCCATATTTattaccttttgttttattgtccAACCAAAACTTTTAATaaggtaactctctctctcttgacactGCCATAAGACTGATTGACTCATGTGTTTTTCACTATGACCCCTTAGATTTGTCCAATACACAAGAGACAGCTGGTCTCTTCTAAGATAGAGAggcatctctcccatctctaccTGGACTGCTGCCACTGGCGTGGTCTTAATTGCCCCACAGCATAGCTTCAAACCTTGGTTCTGAATTACATCTAGTTTCTTAAGTGATGTTTTAGCAGCAGACCCATACACTACACACCCATAGTCAAATACAGATCTCATCAGCCCTGTATAAATGGCTTTTAAAGCAGGTCTACTTGCTCCCCATTCAACTCCACGCAGACACCTCATCACATTCAACACTTTCTTGcatttctcaatattttttgtaTATGCATTGTCCAAGTTAATCGTTTGTCAAACCACATTCCTAAATATTTGAAGAATTCCACTTTTCTAAATCTGCCCCAGATAATTTGATTTTAACatcttcatttattttctttcctAGAGAAGAATAAAGTCTTTGTTTTATCTATTGAGATCCTAAACCCCCATTGAAGGGCCCATTCTTGGACTCTGTTCACTGCCTGTTGCATCTTACCCACCACAAAATCtatatttcttcctttttttccacATTGCTCCATCATCTGCAAACAATGCCACCCCAACTGAATTTTGTATGTCTTTAAaaatatcatcaatcattattGAAAATAATAGTGGACTAACAATACTTCCTTGTGGGACACCATTTTCCACACTGTATTGCTCACTTAATtctccatttattttaatttgaattGTTCTATTAGACAAAACCCTTTAATCCATTGGAACATCCGTCCCTTTATTCCCAATATTTTAACCTTTATCAGTATACCTTCTTTCCACAACATATCATATGCCTTCTCAATGTCAAAAACACTGCCACTACATTTTCTTTGTTCACTTGAGCCTTCCTTATTGTATCTTCAAGGCATACAATGGGATCCATGGTGCCTCTACCTTTCCTGAATCCACTTTGATAATGACTCATTAATCCTTTCGTTTCAACCCAATATGTAAGCCTGTCATTAATCATCCTTTCCATAGTTTTTCCCATCTGGGATGTTAATGCAATAGGTCTATAGTTAATTGCTATTTTAGGATCTTTCCCAGGTTTCCTAATAGGAATAATTATAGACTCCTTCCATGTTCTAGGAATACAGCCATCTATCCATACTTTATTATATAGACTTAACAAAACGTCCTTCCCCTTATCACTTAAGTTCTCCAACATGGAATAGCAGATTTTATCCATCCCTGGAGATGACTTACCTAATTTACTTAATGCCTTATTGAGTTCAGATTTCGTAAATAACACATCCAATACCCTTCTTTTCGCTATCCTCAATGTCAAACACATTGCGATATTTTTCAATTGTAACTTCtctacctctttttttttttttttttaaattccctGAGCTGTGCACCTTGGCTAATGTTTTAGCCATAACCTCTGCTTTTTCCTTATTATTGGTGATCGTTCTTTGCCCCTCAACCAACACTGGGTATCCATATTCCCTTCCATTccctttcatttttttaatcatattcCAAACTCTCTCCACTGGAGTAGGTCGACCAATAGAGTCACAGAACTTTTTCCAATGATGTTTTTTAGCTTGTCTTATTGTTTTCCTAACTATTGCCTGAGATCTTTTATATTGAACTAAATTCTGAAAATCATGTGTTCTTTTTAACTCTTTAAACGCTCTATTTCTACCTTTAATTGCTTCCTTACATTCTGTAGACCACCATGGCACTATTTTAGTTAACGTCTTAGGCTTAGTTTTTGGGATTGATActcctgctgcaacaattattcCACTGCCAATTTCATTACACAATTTCTCAATATCCTGATTTTTATCAATAGATAGTAACAATTCATCACTTACCTCTCTATACTTACCCCAATCTGCTTTTCCTAAAATCCATCTATCTTCTCTTATGTCATGTTCATTTCTTAATTCCACTCCTATCTGAATTCTAATAGGATATTGATCACTTCCTACTGTGCTTTCCCTAACTACCTCCCAGTCACATCTATCTGCAATGGTTTTGTGACAATAGTTAGATCTATTGCTGACTCTGTACCCCTTTGCCACATCTATTCTAGTCCCAGATCCATCATTCAAACATACTAACTCTTTCTCTTCCATAAATTCTTCACTACATTTCCATTcccatcatccctctctccccataaTGTACTATGTGCATTAAAATCCCCACACCAGATAATTCTTCCTGTCAAATCCTTCCAAATATCCTCCAGTTGCCTTATCTCCACTTGTCTACATGGGTTATAAAAGTTTATAATTGTCACATTATCTTCATTTGTCCATACTTCTGTAGCAATGTATTCCAAGTCATTCCCCCCTCTTTACCTCTCTATACTGAAGTCCCCTTTGTATAAAAATTACAACTCCTCCTCCTTTACCTATTTCCCTATCCCTTCTTATAGAGTCATACCCCTTTATTACAAAAAATCCAACCTAGGCACTAGCCAGGTTTCTTGTATACAAATAATATTAGGTTTCTCTTGTAAAttttcaacatatttttttgaatTCTTGGCCGTTTGCAATTAAACTCCTAGCATTCCACTGAAGTATAATTAAAACCATTATACAGGCCCACTCCATGACTGTGATTGTTGTGTTTCATCATTAAGAATATCTCTTACTCTTTCCCAAGGCATTCCCTTTGCATCCAGGTATTTTTCAGCTGACTTTAcaattattttaattctttcAGTTCTACTAGTGGTCTGTGCTGAGCAATTGATTATCTCAGCCATGAAGAGCACAAAATCACCTTTTACTCACAATCAACGATCTTCTTTTAGTTGATCACACTTTACACACTCCTTTACATCTTTAGTCCCATCCTTTATTGTTTCTACCGGTACACCTACACCTCTTGGGACTTTCTTAGTTGCCTCTGCATAGGAAACCCCTTGGACTACTTTTAATTCGCTGTACCTCCTGCATTCTTTTGTTAGCCTCACAACCTCCATATGCTGCACTATGTTCTCCTCCACAGTtgcaacattttagttttgcCCCTTCTTCACACTTTCCATATTCATGTTCACCACTACATTTGCTACATCTTTGTTTGCCTTTGCATATCGCCGCTACATGCCCATAtctttgacatttaaaacaccgcagtggtggaggaatgtAAACCTTGACATCATAGCTCATGTAACCAATCAAGACTTTTCCTGGGAGTTTAGCTTCGTCAAAAGTGAACAGTACTGATAGACTGTCACATATAACTCCATTCCTTCTTGTTTTAAGTCGCTTTGCTTCCCTTACTTTAACATTTTGTATTCCTTCTTTCACTGAATCCACTGACTCACTTAGAGGAATCCCAGAGATCACACCCCTAACAAAGTTTTTGTCATATGCCATTGAACATTTCACTCGCTGTccatttagtttatttgtctTTATTGCTTTCTGTTGTTGTTCATCACTTTTACATATTACCAGTAAAGAACCATTCCTCAATTGTTTAGCGCTCCTTACCTCCCCAATGTCTTTATGCAGACTTTTGGTTAGTTGGATTGGACTCCACTCGTTAAAAGTAGTCCCCTCTTGTAACAATTTGATAAACACCTTGAACTCATCTTCACTCCTTTTCAccgtttttatttctttatcaatGTCACTATAATCTGATTCGTCTCTATCTTTAGTTTTCCGTTTCCTATTGATTACTTTCCACTCATCCAAACTCCCGCGTCCAACATCCATCTCCCCATCCTCGCTTCCTGATCCGTCATTTCCTGACCTCTGACCATTCACAGTCCAGTTGTTGCCAACCGCCTGTAGCTCACGCTCAACAGACAATCGTCTACGCTCCTTTCCTCCAGTTGCCGCCATTTCCCCCTGCCTCCTTCTCATCTTCCTCTCTACCACACTCCTCACGGCGGGGTTCTTCTGGTGGGATGCCTTCCTTTAAAGTTAGCCTACCTCTATCTGAAGTAGGCTAGCCTGCAGCTCTTTTTCACTCAGACGTCTCACAACCAGTGCTTTTTTAAACAGTGGTAAGCCTACACAGACTTTCGCATTTAAAAGTTGTTTTTAaagtttctgttttgtttgccCTTGCATGTTGATTTCTGTGCCACGAGGCGGTAATTACATTTGATCAGATATGCTAATATTCAACTTTTTGTCATTGAAGAGTACTACGTAGGCCTACAGAGACAAGGAAATaccgtttgcgtctaaccagaagagCAAAATGGACTAATGTCAATAATTGGGTATCTCTTTAAGTTCAATGACCTTCCACATTTTATGTCTTCTGatatagcctactttttatacggaaaatgtcaacactTCCTTGTATGAATTAATTAACATTGTGATTCTTATGGGTAAACATCATATTCACTGTAGTAAATGGAGGAATAGGAAACCCTCCTTTCTATGTTTTCTAAATTAATCTTAGCATTTTTTCTTCACTCCAAAATGTTAAGCTTAAGTGTGTCCAACCTTGTGTTAATGTGAATTGTATTATGCTTCTCTTTTCTTCCATAGATATTATATTGCTTCACAAACGACTTCCGTATCTGTCTTTTCTTTGCAACCCCATTCTAGTgtattatgtaggcctaattagtTTTGGTATGTCCTTATGAGTTTTCTGTATGTTGAATTTGCatcacttttttaaaaaaaagttgaatgtgatagatacagtaggctatagacaggtggtgcagtaaaCAGTAAGACAtaatagtgcagtgtagacagtagtgtACAGTTAATAAAGTGGTATGGTctgtaatataaattaaatataaatatgtgtaaatataaaatacagtaaccttataagaacagaatagatatacagtatgatgtaggctatgaacaatatgaacaacatgtacagatacagtaccctccagagtTATTGGctcctctgctaaagttgactaaaagcCGGTATAAAaacaatctgttggtgatttattgtaatctcacaatgaaaaaaaataggaaaaatccaaccttgaaggtgatttttttttttgagaaaaaggaaaatctcataaagaaatgaATAGTTTTAACTAAAACacattgctcacaattattggcatcCCTGCTTGCTCCCCGGCGGGCAGAAAACCCAAGCTATTCATATTTTCTTATTACAAGTTATGTTCATGTGTATTTTATGacattttattgtatttatttttttaatttttagtGAGAAAAACAACGTTTGGAATCAGATGATTTGGTGGACCCCCTGCAATAACTCTGAGGACCTCAAGGGGGCATGTGAGATCAACAAATGACAGGTCCTGAGGCCTTGGCTGGACACTTGCCAGATGCCAAGTTCCCTGAAAAACACAATGACTGATTAGTCCATAGCCCATAATCCTTGCCCATCTGAAGTGAAATAAAATACCTGTTGTAGATATCTGACAGGTTTTTTGGTGCAGttccatttagtgatttataaacaagctgCAGTGCAGTAATGTGAGCTCTTAAAAAAGACAGTTAGAAAGAAGTAGAAATTAACAACAGACCACTGCAACATAGACTACACAAGATATAGTGTGCTCGTCTATGTTTTTGAGATTCTAAAATGATGATTTAGTTATTGTTTTAATGCTTactacaaatgaaaaaaatgaatacACCAAGGATTTTAAGAGTGACCATAGCTTAGATAGTGTAAGAATAGACTACATTAATTTATTGGCCTCTCATTGAATTCAAACCAAGCAGCGCGGTAACTCTCCTTATCTCTAAAGCCCATTGAGTGAAAAAGCCTGCAGGAGGCACTATTTCCCTCCTCCACGAAACAGTACACGGGATACCCCTTCTCAAACAGCATCTCTGAGAAGCGTGACACCAGCGTCCTCGCGTATCCTCTCCGCCGGTACTCTGGTAAGGTGTAGAGCAGTCCCAGCGCGGAGTGTGGATACAGCAACACCCAGGACACGGGGCTTCCTGCTGCCGAACCGTCCTCCGGTATGACACACAGGCTGGGAAGGTGCGCGATGTACCTCAGCACAGAGTTGTAGCTGTCGGCATCGCCGCCGTACTTCCAATTGCTGTTGACGAGCTCTGCGTGTTGCGGCCGAAGTGGCTGGATCAGACAACCAGGAGGACTAACAGGAGAGAACAGACTAAATTTAGGAGAGTGCATTATTTAGGAGAGTAAATTTATCTGAGAGACACTTGTGAGGTATGCTTATGTGATGTCATTACCTTATATCTAATTATAGCCCACTACTACACCATCATTGGCCCCAAGCTATGGCTCCTAGGCCTattgatgatgacgatgacgacgatgatgatgatgatgataatatcAATAAATTAAACAAAAGGTAACATTGATTCTCCTGAAAGTTGGGTTTGCCAGTATGTtacatgacattacattacattacatttgtctgacacatttttaaccaaatcgACTTACAACATGGTCGACAGTTTAAAGCCTTTttaacaattctctcaacaataaAGGTAAACACTGAGGTAACCATTGAGTTGGTGGGTGAACAGGAGGTGTGATTGTGAGCTAACCTCTCATGAGCTCTGAGCTGAGTGGGACTCCCGAGGCTCAGCACGCGCATCACCCCCTGTGTCCGTGAGGGAACCTGGTGCTGATCCATGAGGGCTTTTACAGCGTCCAGATAATTCAGGTCAACGCCTGTCATGgagtgaatatgaacacacTGAtacaatgcatgtgtgtgcatacatagtACATGCATATAGAAGAGCTATACACTTAGAGATATGTAATGCAAACAATTTGCATGTTCCTATGCTGTAGCCTATACAACCACCCAAGCATGTCCACTGAAGCAGGTTTAGCTTTTGATCAtcattaaacattgtttcaaAATCATCATACATATATTCAAATAGGTCTGTGCTATATCATATTTCATATGGTATATCCCAATCATTCTTGTATATCATAAGAAGTTTTCATATCTCAATATTGACAATATTGACAATATTGCATATTAATGTTTTTGTATGGCTTTGCGTGATTGTCCAATATGATGTGTTTTCATATTataacaacattttacagttgtATCATGTTTCATATCACCATTTCTCCTCAGTTCAgattttataatatttataaaatcTGTACTGAAGAGAAATTGTGAATTGTATCATATCACCATTTCTCCtcagtatatatatttttttgctacAGTATATCACTCAGCCCTATATTTAAGTCATGTGACATACCTAAGGACCAAGAGTCAATCAATCAACCTGTGAACTACACAAAATGCTAGTGCTAAAAGGTAATCTGGGTTAATGATTTATTTATCAAtctatgtaaatgtattttgttaaTCTGGgttaatgatttatttattaatcTATTTAAATTGATTTGTTTATTTCCCTTCATCATTCGTATTCTAATGTACCTGCCAGCAGGGTGTACATGCCCCAGTCCAGCAGCCCTGGAGTGTCCAGTAGCCTCCTCAGGCTGTCCTGGTCTCTGGAGAACATGCTGTGGATGTTGAA
This window of the Alosa alosa isolate M-15738 ecotype Scorff River chromosome 7, AALO_Geno_1.1, whole genome shotgun sequence genome carries:
- the si:ch73-106k19.2 gene encoding glycine N-acyltransferase-like protein 3 isoform X1, with protein sequence MCVFVYMSVPVCTCFSSALLFLPGDAHSTTPPCSMRELNPSEIMEAEQALKLHFPESLKVYGCVFNINRGKPQNLEVVVDAWPDFSAIVCKPKIKGTRDREGDFNIHSMFSRDQDSLRRLLDTPGLLDWGMYTLLAGVDLNYLDAVKALMDQHQVPSRTQGVMRVLSLGSPTQLRAHESPPGCLIQPLRPQHAELVNSNWKYGGDADSYNSVLRYIAHLPSLCVIPEDGSAAGSPVSWVLLYPHSALGLLYTLPEYRRRGYARTLVSRFSEMLFEKGYPVYCFVEEGNSASCRLFHSMGFRDKESYRAAWFEFNERPIN
- the si:ch73-106k19.2 gene encoding glycine N-acyltransferase-like protein 3 isoform X2, yielding MRELNPSEIMEAEQALKLHFPESLKVYGCVFNINRGKPQNLEVVVDAWPDFSAIVCKPKIKGTRDREGDFNIHSMFSRDQDSLRRLLDTPGLLDWGMYTLLAGVDLNYLDAVKALMDQHQVPSRTQGVMRVLSLGSPTQLRAHESPPGCLIQPLRPQHAELVNSNWKYGGDADSYNSVLRYIAHLPSLCVIPEDGSAAGSPVSWVLLYPHSALGLLYTLPEYRRRGYARTLVSRFSEMLFEKGYPVYCFVEEGNSASCRLFHSMGFRDKESYRAAWFEFNERPIN